A single window of Liolophura sinensis isolate JHLJ2023 chromosome 6, CUHK_Ljap_v2, whole genome shotgun sequence DNA harbors:
- the LOC135469154 gene encoding uncharacterized protein LOC135469154: protein MSSSRRCCFGILIALLTKVSSICGDASTSALHPNGRVKTPTFAGEYPFVGSLELVSSDSAQLLCVVTAITEKWVLTVHSCFSILLHDNELNLTVSLLKDAGGKVKIPNFHLGKTDIGEKTIDVDSILLGPQLGEDRLVLMRLTTPISKQLISKVQLGTKVTQPHATCINVGWSPVLYPGAEVLMSDPELQHVSQNVSVSPANTTVTAEIKGHVVWGKTPQTDPSHDICKFERGSPLLCQDGGSTWNLMGVAGNVGDPESDMECSSPEAYAQYILITPYVKWILSQIRKTDNPKEAS from the exons ATGAGTTCCTCAAGGAGATGTTGTTTTGGG ATCCTGATAGCGCTCTTGACCAAAGTATCTTCAATTTGTG GCGATGCATCGACAAGTGCTCTGCATCCAAATGGCCGAGTGAAGACGCCAACATTTGCTGGCGAGTATCCGTTTGTGGGTAGCTTGGAGCTTGTGTCCAGTGACAGTGCTCAGCTCCTCTGTGTTGTCACGGCCATTACAGAGAAATGGGTGCTCACTGTGCATTCCTGCTTCTCTATCCT ACTGCATGACAACGAGCTAAACCTAACAGTATCGTTGCTGAAAGATGCAGGTGGCAAAGTCAAAATTCCGAACTTTCACTTGGGCAAGACAGACATCGGAGAGAAAACTATCGACGTGGACAGCATTTTATTGG GTCCGCAACTCGGCGAGGATCGACTGGTCCTGATGCGCTTGACCACGCCCATCTCCAAACAGCTGATCAGTAAGGTACAGCTGGGAACCAAGGTCACCCAACCTCATGCCACGTGCATTAACGTGGGCTGGTCTCCCGTTCTCTATCCTG GTGCAGAAGTTTTAATGTCGGACCCCGAACTACAGCATGTCAGCCAGAATGTGTCTGTAAGCCCCGCTAATACAACGGTGACTGCAGAAATCAAGGGTCACGTGGTCTGGGGGAAAACACCTCAGACTGATCCATCTCATGATATATGTAAG TTCGAGAGAGGAAGCCCACTTCTGTGTCAGGACGGCGGTTCCACCTGGAACCTGATGGGCGTGGCCGGTAACGTTGGTGACCCAGAGAGTGACATGGAATGCTCCTCCCCTGAGGCCTATGCTCAGTATATATTAATTACACCTTATGTAAAATGGATTTTATCGCAAATACGGAAAACTGACAACCCGAAAGAAGCTAGTTAG